A genome region from Populus alba chromosome 3, ASM523922v2, whole genome shotgun sequence includes the following:
- the LOC118031046 gene encoding leucine-rich repeat receptor protein kinase HPCA1, with amino-acid sequence MGPRILVFLVVALSQVCTIPAMTDGADFTALKALKDIWKNVPPTWVGADPCGSRWEGILCANSRVTSITLASMGLKGSLSGDIQSLSELQILDLSYNKGLSGPLPSAIGDLKKLTNLVLVGCSFCGPIPDSIGSLPLLASLSLNSNGFTGSIPPSIGNLTSLYLLDLADNRLTGTIPVSTATTPGLDLLVHTKHFHLGLNQLSGTIPPKLFSSEMKLIHVLFESNKLTGSIPSTLGLVKTLEVVRLDNNSFRGSVPSDINNLTSVSTMFLSNNDLTGPLPNLTGMHVLTYLDMSNNSFDDTKFPPWFSTLQSLTTLVMETTQLQGQIPADFFSLSHLETVDARNNQLSGSLDIGTGHGNQLALIDLRKNKISAYTTRLGGEGVSVILADNPICRETGVTKSYCTVSQPNSSYATPPNNCVPASCFATQHSSPNCKCAFPYTGLLVFRAPSFSDLGNITYFSVLEKSLMNSFKSHQFPVDSVRLSQPRKDLSQYLDLNLQVFPFGQDRFNRTAISSIGFMLSSLTFKPPAQFGPFFFIGDTYLHFTGEVRGSKKSSSTGAIIGAAAGGSVLLLLLLGAGLYAFGQKKKAEKAIQQNNPFAHWESKNGVVSVPQLKGARCFSFEELKKYTNNFSETIDIGSGGYGKVYRGVLPTGKLITIKRALRGWMQPGLEFKTEIELLSRVHHRNVVSLVGFCLERGEQMLVYKFVSNGSLMESLSGKTGIRLDWVRRLKVALGAARGLAYLHELANPPIIHRDIKSTNILLDESLNAKVADFGLSKLMGDSERGHVTTQGYLDPEYYMTLQLTEKSDVYSFGVVMLELLTGRRPIERGKYVVREVKMALDRTKDLYNLRELLDPSIGLDTTLKGLDKFVDVALKCVQENGRDRPTMGEVVNEIENILQLAGLNPNADSASTSASYDDVSKGSAKHPYMHSNDSLI; translated from the exons ATGGGTCCGAGAATTCTTGTATTTCTGGTTGTTGCTTTAAGTCAAGTATGTACCATACCAGCAATGACTGATGGGGCTGATT TTACTGCATTGAAAGCTCTCAAGGATATCTGGAAAAATGTACCACCTACTTGGGTGGGCGCTGATCCCTGCGGAAGTCGGTGGGAAGGCATTTTGTGCGCCAACTCACGCGTGACCTCCAT AACATTAGCAAGCATGGGATTGAAAGGTTCACTGTCTGGAGATATCCAATCCTTGTCAGAATTGCAGATTCT GGATTTATCCTACAACAAGGGCTTGAGCGGCCCTCTTCCTTCAGCAATTGGGGATTTGAAGAAGCTAACAAACTT AGTACTGGTTGGTTGTAGTTTCTGTGGTCCGATCCCTGATTCAATAGGATCTTTGCCACTACTTGCCTCTCT ATCTCTGAATTCGAATGGCTTCACTGGATCTATTCCCCCTTCAATTGGGAATCTAACTAGCCTTTATTTGCTAGATCTTGCTGATAACAGGCTTACTGGGACCATCCCTGTCTCCACAGCGACTACACCTGGTCTTGACCTGCTAGTTCATACAAAACACTT TCATCTTGGATTGAATCAGCTCTCAGGCACAATCCCTCCTAAGCTTTTTAGCTCGGAGATGAAACTCATACATGT ACTTTTTGAAAGCAACAAGCTGACAGGCAGCATTCCTTCCACCCTTGGCCTTGTGAAGACTTTGGAGGTTGT GCGCCTTGATAATAACTCATTTAGAGGATCTGTCCCGTCAGACATCAATAATCTTACCAGTGTCAGTACGAT GTTTTTATCCAACAATGATCTAACTGGGCCACTTCCCAACCTTACTGGCATGCATGTTCTCACTTATTT GGACATGAGCAATAATAGTTTCGATGATACAAAATTTCCTCCATGGTTTTCAACCTTGCAGTCTTTGACAACATT GGTGATGGAAACAACACAACTTCAAGGACAGATTCCTGCTGACTTCTTCAGCCTTTCTCATTTAGAGACTGT GGATGCAAGAAATAACCAGCTCAGTGGCTCATTGGATATTGGAACAGGCCACGGAAACCAACTAGCATTGATTGATTtgcgaaaaaataaaatttctgcCTACACTACCAGACTGGGAGGAGAAGGAGTGAGTGTAAT ACTTGCAGACAACCCAATATGTCGGGAAACAGGAGTGACAAAAAGTTACTGCACCGTCTCCCAACCCAATTCTTCCTACGCGACGCCTCCAAATAACTGTGTGCCTGCATCCTGCTTTGCTACACAGCATTCCAGTCCCAACTGTAAATGTGCATTTCCATACACAGGACTTCTAGTGTTCAGAGCTCCTTCATTCTCAGACCTTGGAAACATCACTTACTTCAGTGTTCTCGAAAAGTCTTTGATGAATTCATTCAAGTCCCATCAATTTCCTGTGGATTCAGTTCGTCTAAGTCAACCAAGAAAAGATCTGTCTCAGTACCTTGATTTGAATCTGCAAGTGTTTCCATTTGGCCAAGATCGTTTCAATAGAACAGCAATTTCAAGTATTGGTTTTATGCTAAGCAGCCTGACTTTCAAGCCTCCAGCGCAGTTCggacctttcttttttattggtgaTACGTATCTGCATTTCACAG GAGAAGTTAGAGGATCAAAAAAGTCATCAAGCACAGGTGCTATCATCGgagctgcggctggtggctctGTCCTTCTGTTGCTATTGCTTGGTGCTGGGCTTTATGCTTTTGgtcaaaaaaagaaagcagaaaaaGCAATTCAACAAAACAATCCTTTTG CACACTGGGAATCAAAGAATGGTGTTGTAAGTGTTCCTCAATTAAAAGGAGCCAGATGCTTCTCTTTTGAAGAGCTCAAAAAATACACCAACAACTTCTCAGAAACCATTGACATTGGTTCTGGGGGGTATGGAAAG GTTTATAGAGGAGTTCTTCCTACTGGAAAACTAATTACCATCAAACGAGCTCTGCGAGGATGGATGCAGCCTGGGCTGGAATTCAAGACTGAGATTGAACTTTTATCCAGAGTCCACCACAGAAACGTTGTAAGCCTTGTAGGCTTTTGCTTAGAAAGAGGTGAACAAATGCTCGTATACAAGTTTGTGTCAAATGGAAGTCTCATGGAAAGCCTATCAG GGAAGACAGGAATCAGGCTTGATTGGGTGAGGAGACTCAAAGTGGCCCTTGGTGCAGCAAGAGGCTTGGCCTATCTGCATGAACTTGCCAACCCTCCCATTATCCACAGGGACATAAAATCAACCAACATATTATTAGATGAAAGCTTAAATGCAAAAGTTGCCGATTTTGGCCTCTCCAAGCTTATGGGAGACAGTGAAAGGGGTCATGTTACCACTCAG ggttatttGGATCCAGAATACTACATGACCCTGCAACTAACAGAGAAGAGTGATGTTTATAGCTTTGGAGTTGTAATGCTGGAACTATTAACCGGAAGAAGGCCAATAGAACGAGGAAAGTACGTTGTGAGAGAGGTAAAGATGGCATTGGATAGaacaaaagatttatataaCCTCCGCGAACTTCTTGACCCAAGCATTGGTTTGGACACAACATTAAAAGGTCTAGATAAGTTTGTCGATGTTGCCCTAAAATGTGTACAAGAGAATGGAAGAGACAGGCCAACAATGGGTGAAGTGGTGAACGAGATAGAGAATATCTTGCAGCTTGCTGGTCTGAACCCCAACGCGGATTCAGCATCGACGTCGGCAAGTTATGACGATGTAAGCAAGGGAAGTGCTAAACATCCATACATGCATAGCAACGATTCCTTAATTTGA